A stretch of the Saprospiraceae bacterium genome encodes the following:
- a CDS encoding N-acetylmuramoyl-L-alanine amidase, whose product MRRILTLCLFTISTFQLVHALPKPSKSLNYVKVKAKAGQGVYGLLRSYKLADKPDNVSMFYKINGLKQNASLEKNKTYLLPVTVQSFDGKSIRSSIGIKNMVQAKKIEDYNKQLTSQKLKSQDYKKDKKIWVPIVLDQSSLYGVKNNEGTAMKTSLKETIPIERKKNREGRKEFLVASMAPMRSMLVADRKLTEKEVKALAESSALVDDAPTSLKVSSKMLNVPLFGDKYKDVEITTDELKDQVFYIVPGHGGPDPGAIAKNVDGEYTICEDEYAYDVSLRLAKNLMQKGATVFVIVEDENDGIRDEKYLDCDKDETSYGGHDIPTSQKKRLRQGMNKVNKLYSKYKKKGYTNQWMVSLHIDAQGEEDRQDVFFYYQSDSEKSKNKAVDIQQVFEEKYEVYRKEEKYNGTVSSRPLYVVRNSDPEPIFIELANIHNPEDRKRILFPKNRQLLADWITEGFSK is encoded by the coding sequence ATGCGTAGAATCCTCACTCTGTGTCTTTTTACGATCAGTACGTTTCAGCTGGTACATGCACTCCCAAAACCTTCAAAATCATTGAATTATGTTAAGGTAAAAGCGAAAGCCGGTCAAGGTGTGTATGGTTTGCTGAGAAGTTACAAACTCGCTGATAAACCTGACAATGTCAGCATGTTCTACAAAATCAATGGATTGAAACAAAATGCCAGTTTGGAGAAGAATAAAACCTACCTCCTACCGGTTACGGTGCAGTCATTTGACGGGAAGAGTATACGCAGTAGTATAGGCATTAAAAACATGGTGCAAGCTAAAAAAATTGAAGATTACAACAAGCAGCTGACAAGTCAAAAGCTTAAAAGTCAGGATTATAAAAAGGATAAAAAAATTTGGGTCCCAATCGTTTTGGATCAAAGTTCATTGTATGGTGTTAAAAACAATGAAGGAACTGCTATGAAAACCAGCTTGAAAGAAACGATTCCAATAGAAAGGAAGAAAAACAGAGAAGGTCGCAAAGAGTTTCTGGTTGCATCGATGGCACCGATGCGTTCAATGTTGGTTGCAGATCGTAAACTAACTGAAAAAGAAGTCAAGGCCTTGGCTGAATCATCCGCTTTGGTTGATGACGCGCCTACTTCATTAAAAGTTTCTTCTAAAATGTTGAACGTGCCTTTGTTTGGTGACAAATACAAAGATGTTGAAATTACTACAGATGAATTGAAGGACCAGGTCTTCTATATTGTTCCAGGTCATGGAGGCCCGGATCCTGGTGCCATAGCAAAAAATGTAGATGGCGAATACACAATTTGTGAGGATGAATATGCATACGATGTCAGTTTACGCCTTGCTAAAAATTTAATGCAAAAAGGAGCTACTGTTTTCGTAATTGTTGAAGATGAAAACGATGGAATCCGGGATGAAAAATACTTAGATTGCGATAAAGATGAAACGTCTTATGGCGGCCATGACATTCCTACAAGTCAGAAAAAACGACTTCGTCAAGGAATGAATAAAGTAAATAAATTGTATTCAAAATATAAAAAGAAAGGATATACGAATCAGTGGATGGTGTCGCTGCATATTGATGCTCAAGGCGAAGAAGACCGTCAGGATGTTTTCTTTTATTATCAATCTGATTCTGAAAAAAGTAAAAACAAAGCAGTAGACATCCAACAAGTTTTTGAGGAAAAATATGAAGTCTATCGGAAGGAAGAAAAATACAATGGCACTGTATCCAGTCGCCCGCTATACGTAGTGCGCAATTCAGATCCGGAACCCATATTCATAGAATTGGCAAACATTCACAACCCGGAAGACCGGAAGCGTATTTTATTTCCAAAAAACCGTCAATTGCTTGCTGACTGGATCACTGAAGGATTTTCAAAATAA
- a CDS encoding heme exporter protein CcmB, whose product MIKALLSKEILCEWRSFHQFAGLLSFLLAVAYLVYFFGGEVNPKFWNLMYWIIYLFLVFFSATRSFEEDNNRFKIYTNQLVAIKWVFISKALYQLIQCVIFGMVLYLIMNMLIPQKHLELFPWLMILFLMSFGMAVLNTFTAFIASNGQTRQVLMVVISLPLCFPLIGMSYSLSIDVLNGQSIFENLDKFYPLLAIDLLAIALVSFLLPLTWKS is encoded by the coding sequence ATGATAAAAGCACTGTTGAGCAAAGAAATTTTATGTGAATGGCGAAGTTTTCATCAATTCGCCGGTTTGCTGAGTTTTTTGTTGGCAGTAGCCTATTTGGTTTATTTCTTTGGAGGAGAAGTCAATCCAAAATTTTGGAATTTAATGTATTGGATTATCTATTTGTTTTTAGTTTTTTTCAGCGCAACCCGGAGTTTTGAAGAAGACAATAACAGATTCAAAATTTACACCAATCAGCTGGTTGCTATAAAGTGGGTGTTTATATCAAAAGCTTTGTATCAATTGATTCAATGCGTCATTTTTGGTATGGTGCTGTATCTGATCATGAATATGTTGATCCCTCAAAAACACCTGGAACTTTTTCCATGGTTGATGATCTTATTTTTAATGAGTTTTGGAATGGCCGTGTTAAATACGTTTACTGCATTTATTGCGAGCAACGGCCAGACTAGGCAAGTATTGATGGTAGTCATTAGTTTGCCTTTGTGTTTTCCGCTGATAGGAATGTCTTACTCCTTAAGTATCGATGTCTTAAACGGGCAATCAATATTTGAAAACCTCGACAAATTTTATCCACTTTTGGCAATAGATTTATTGGCCATTGCACTTGTTTCTTTCCTCTTACCTTTAACCTGGAAATCTTAA
- the ccsA gene encoding cytochrome c biogenesis protein CcsA — MVKQSWWKYLCVGLMLYALSFGLLNPLKHGIKDVSPDRIEAGTKAILTVSAYNAHYLNQTEPITAYLKYNPPSDSKDKNQYLLKALIVKAITDNQIELEFHIPEFLPDSRPLALFSVIVNSPADGAAAIPSKVIIHQNRPSLEEGIRLWSTDQHPDFHQAKRSLFPYRNILVETIRNTFYHVSLWFAMFLMFGMSVYFSYRVLKYQDLDADLRSYALVRTGFFFGILGCLTGSLWARFTWETWWTTDIKLNMAALTMLIYLAYLVLRASIDDLDRKARISSAYNIFALVAVIPLIFVLPRLTDSLHPGNGGNPAFGSEDMDNSLRMVFYPAVLGFMLLGLWIASLVYRVDAIAAKLEEEELE; from the coding sequence ATGGTTAAACAATCTTGGTGGAAATATCTCTGTGTTGGTTTGATGCTCTATGCTTTAAGTTTTGGATTATTAAATCCACTTAAGCATGGAATTAAGGATGTTAGTCCGGATCGAATTGAGGCTGGGACCAAAGCAATTCTTACAGTAAGTGCTTACAATGCGCATTATTTGAATCAAACAGAACCTATCACAGCTTATTTAAAATACAATCCGCCTTCTGATTCAAAAGATAAAAACCAATATTTACTTAAAGCTTTGATTGTTAAAGCAATAACAGACAATCAAATTGAATTGGAGTTTCACATACCGGAATTTTTACCGGATTCAAGGCCGTTGGCTTTGTTTTCAGTGATTGTGAATAGTCCTGCCGATGGGGCAGCTGCCATTCCTTCTAAAGTGATAATTCATCAAAATCGTCCTTCACTAGAAGAAGGAATTCGCTTATGGTCAACCGATCAACATCCGGATTTTCATCAAGCAAAACGAAGTTTATTTCCTTATCGCAACATTTTAGTAGAAACAATACGCAACACATTTTACCATGTGTCGCTTTGGTTTGCTATGTTTCTTATGTTTGGAATGTCCGTTTATTTCAGTTATCGGGTTTTAAAATACCAAGATCTGGATGCTGATCTTAGGAGTTATGCCTTAGTCCGAACGGGTTTTTTCTTTGGGATCCTGGGATGCCTCACAGGGTCGCTTTGGGCTCGATTTACCTGGGAAACCTGGTGGACTACAGATATTAAACTCAATATGGCAGCACTCACTATGCTTATTTATTTAGCCTATTTGGTGTTGAGAGCATCTATTGATGATTTGGATCGTAAGGCCAGAATTTCTTCAGCATACAACATCTTTGCCTTAGTTGCAGTCATTCCACTCATATTCGTTTTACCAAGGTTAACAGATAGCCTGCATCCAGGAAATGGGGGTAATCCTGCATTTGGCTCAGAAGATATGGATAACAGCCTGCGTATGGTGTTTTATCCGGCCGTATTAGGTTTTATGCTCTTGGGACTATGGATTGCCAGTTTGGTGTATCGCGTAGATGCAATTGCAGCAAAATTGGAGGAAGAGGAGCTTGAATAG
- a CDS encoding Glu/Leu/Phe/Val dehydrogenase, with translation MTKSSNATFLDSVNRNFDRAAAYTDISQGILKQIKACNAVYEIRFPVRIGDKIEVIEAYRAQHSHHRMPTKGGIRYNENVDKEEVEALAALMTYKCAIVDVPFGGAKGGVKINPKLYTEDQLERITRRYTTELIRKNFIGPGIDVPAPDYGTGPREMAWIYDTYLTFKGGDIDAAGCVTGKPVSQNGIRGRNEATGRGVFYGLRELCDTHDAMKKVGLDIGLRGKKVVIQGLGNVGSFTGSIMQNEGDVTIIAVSEYEGSIYSEKGIHIEDLLAYRKQNGSILGFPGTTNLPSKEAALELECDILIPAALENQITADNASRIKAKIIGEAANGPVTADAETMLNKAGIIIVPDMFLNAGGVTVSYFEWLKNLSHMRFGRMEKRFDSNTYSNFVGLIEKMTAKQIGDREREFLTRGADEIDLVRSGLEETMVTSFQQIWATYNSKKDMDGLRSAAFVCALEKISNDYSSLGIFP, from the coding sequence ATGACAAAATCAAGTAATGCCACATTTTTAGATAGTGTAAATCGCAATTTTGACCGAGCAGCTGCTTATACGGATATCTCTCAAGGAATTTTAAAGCAAATCAAAGCCTGTAATGCTGTTTATGAAATTCGTTTCCCGGTTCGCATTGGGGACAAGATTGAAGTAATTGAAGCCTATAGAGCACAACACAGCCATCACCGAATGCCAACTAAAGGAGGGATTCGATACAATGAAAATGTTGACAAAGAAGAAGTAGAAGCATTGGCTGCATTGATGACTTACAAATGTGCCATTGTGGATGTGCCATTTGGTGGAGCCAAAGGGGGTGTAAAGATTAATCCTAAACTATACACTGAGGATCAATTGGAACGTATCACAAGAAGATATACCACTGAATTAATTAGAAAAAATTTTATTGGTCCCGGGATCGATGTGCCTGCGCCTGATTATGGAACCGGCCCACGTGAAATGGCCTGGATCTATGATACCTACTTGACATTTAAAGGAGGAGATATTGATGCTGCCGGATGTGTAACCGGAAAGCCAGTAAGCCAAAATGGTATCCGAGGTAGAAATGAAGCAACGGGACGTGGAGTGTTTTATGGATTAAGAGAATTGTGTGATACCCATGATGCAATGAAAAAAGTTGGCCTGGACATAGGCTTAAGAGGTAAAAAAGTGGTGATTCAAGGACTTGGAAATGTGGGTTCGTTTACCGGAAGTATTATGCAAAACGAAGGAGACGTAACTATCATAGCCGTTTCTGAATATGAAGGTTCTATTTATAGTGAAAAAGGAATTCACATTGAAGATTTATTAGCCTACAGAAAACAAAACGGAAGCATTTTAGGATTTCCTGGTACGACGAATTTGCCAAGTAAAGAAGCTGCCTTAGAGTTAGAATGTGATATATTAATTCCTGCTGCATTGGAGAACCAGATTACAGCCGACAATGCTTCAAGAATTAAAGCTAAAATAATTGGTGAAGCTGCCAATGGACCCGTTACAGCAGATGCCGAAACGATGCTTAATAAAGCGGGAATTATAATTGTTCCCGATATGTTTCTAAATGCTGGTGGTGTAACCGTATCCTATTTTGAATGGTTAAAGAATTTATCTCACATGCGTTTTGGAAGAATGGAAAAACGATTTGATTCCAATACCTATTCTAATTTTGTTGGGTTAATTGAAAAGATGACTGCAAAACAAATTGGCGATAGGGAACGTGAATTCTTAACACGCGGCGCAGATGAAATTGATTTAGTTCGATCCGGTTTAGAAGAAACCATGGTGACCTCTTTTCAACAAATTTGGGCCACTTACAATAGTAAAAAAGATATGGATGGTCTCCGCAGTGCAGCCTTTGTTTGCGCACTTGAGAAAATATCCAACGACTATTCCAGTTTGGGTATCTTCCCATAG
- a CDS encoding pirin family protein — MKQRTIEVVVPPPEPHFVGDGFRVHNFIPSAYRLDMERMSPFIMLDYGSKHYFPPTDTPRGVGVHPHRGFETVTIAYKGKVAHHDSAGNSGIIGEGDVQWMTAASGVLHKEYHEETFSKNGGDFQMVQLWVNLPAKDKMSAPKYQELQHSNLGVFELPDHKGCIEIIAGHYGDVKGPAITFTPLNLMNAKLKKGSHTAFAYPENYNTGLLVIEGSIKLNQSEVIPENHFALLNNDGESFHIEGLEDSIVLILSGLPIDEPIAAHGPFVMNTNQEIAQAFQDFHLGKFGHLEA, encoded by the coding sequence ATGAAACAACGTACTATTGAAGTAGTCGTTCCACCTCCGGAACCCCATTTTGTGGGAGATGGTTTTAGAGTACATAATTTTATACCGAGTGCGTATCGATTGGATATGGAACGGATGAGTCCGTTTATTATGTTGGACTATGGTTCGAAACATTATTTTCCACCTACCGATACTCCAAGGGGAGTAGGAGTGCATCCTCACCGGGGATTTGAAACAGTTACGATTGCATATAAGGGAAAAGTTGCCCACCACGACAGCGCAGGAAACAGTGGAATAATTGGTGAAGGCGATGTGCAATGGATGACTGCAGCGTCAGGAGTGCTACATAAAGAATACCATGAAGAAACGTTTAGTAAAAACGGAGGTGATTTTCAAATGGTGCAACTGTGGGTGAATTTGCCGGCAAAAGATAAAATGTCTGCACCTAAATATCAGGAGTTACAACATTCAAATTTGGGCGTTTTTGAGTTGCCTGATCATAAAGGATGTATTGAAATTATAGCAGGCCATTATGGAGATGTTAAGGGTCCAGCCATTACGTTTACTCCTTTAAATTTAATGAATGCTAAATTGAAAAAAGGAAGCCATACGGCATTTGCCTATCCTGAAAATTATAACACGGGTTTATTGGTCATCGAAGGGAGCATTAAGTTAAATCAATCTGAAGTAATTCCCGAGAACCACTTTGCATTGCTAAATAATGATGGAGAATCATTCCATATAGAGGGATTAGAAGATAGTATTGTGTTGATTTTAAGCGGATTACCTATTGATGAGCCGATTGCAGCGCATGGCCCTTTTGTAATGAATACAAATCAGGAAATCGCCCAGGCTTTTCAGGATTTCCACCTTGGAAAATTTGGTCACCTGGAAGCTTAG
- a CDS encoding Lrp/AsnC family transcriptional regulator, translating to MADKLDKIDVKILNLLQENSKITNLELSRKIGLSPAPTLERVKKLEQLEIIESYHAKVNPNKVQLSISTFVLVNLAWNKPRAMESFVDKIKGIEEVTDCYVITGDADILMKIVCKDIQSYEMLLFKKLSQIEEVERLKTLMNLSVVKTSNKLPIHIEDLD from the coding sequence ATGGCTGATAAATTGGATAAAATAGATGTAAAGATTCTGAATCTATTACAGGAAAACAGCAAAATCACCAATTTGGAATTGTCCAGAAAAATTGGTCTTTCTCCCGCTCCAACTTTAGAACGTGTAAAAAAATTAGAGCAACTTGAAATCATTGAGAGTTATCATGCCAAAGTAAACCCTAACAAAGTTCAACTCAGCATAAGTACCTTCGTTTTGGTCAACCTGGCATGGAATAAACCACGGGCCATGGAGAGCTTTGTCGATAAAATTAAAGGAATTGAAGAAGTTACCGATTGTTATGTAATCACCGGGGATGCAGATATCCTAATGAAGATTGTATGCAAAGACATTCAATCATACGAAATGTTATTATTTAAAAAACTTTCACAAATAGAAGAAGTTGAACGATTGAAAACATTGATGAATCTATCAGTGGTTAAAACTTCTAATAAGCTTCCTATACATATCGAGGATTTGGATTAA
- a CDS encoding TraB/GumN family protein: MSFKSGLLWQINSGSNPASYLFGTVHLQSPIYTDHLQLITEKIKSCSFFGAEVDLDRMESSDLQHFFKLPDSLNWSSYLRPGQWNKMQRISLQRFGIDLNQFTGMFPMIGLNQLSLQLIGRSLEKSLDQQLWELARQCDRHMIGLEDFDIHFNMIRSIDLQDQIKMIRELFNNLERSKRKYQKMISDYNDQDIRAIYKSSRKMLGKYRHLMLNQRNQLMLSKMLELMKTDTGFFSCGAGHLYGMEGLLRLLKKAGFVLQPVKLLAV, from the coding sequence ATGTCATTTAAATCTGGTTTGCTGTGGCAGATAAATTCAGGCAGTAATCCAGCTTCCTATCTATTCGGTACAGTCCATCTGCAAAGTCCAATCTATACAGATCATCTTCAATTAATTACTGAAAAAATTAAATCCTGCAGTTTTTTTGGAGCGGAAGTGGATTTAGATCGAATGGAATCTTCGGATCTTCAACATTTTTTTAAATTACCGGATTCATTGAATTGGTCATCTTATTTGCGACCCGGGCAATGGAATAAAATGCAGCGGATCAGTTTGCAGCGATTTGGTATTGATCTAAATCAATTTACAGGGATGTTTCCAATGATTGGATTGAATCAATTGAGTTTACAACTTATTGGTCGGAGTCTTGAAAAATCTCTGGATCAGCAATTATGGGAACTAGCCAGACAATGTGATCGGCACATGATCGGATTGGAAGATTTTGATATACATTTCAATATGATTCGTTCCATTGATTTACAGGATCAGATTAAAATGATTCGGGAGTTATTTAATAATCTGGAGCGTTCCAAGCGCAAATACCAAAAAATGATCTCTGATTACAATGATCAGGACATCCGGGCAATTTACAAGAGTAGCAGAAAAATGCTTGGAAAATACCGTCATTTGATGCTGAACCAACGCAATCAATTGATGTTGTCGAAAATGCTGGAATTAATGAAAACTGATACTGGTTTTTTTAGTTGTGGTGCAGGGCATTTATACGGAATGGAAGGATTACTCCGCTTGTTAAAAAAAGCTGGCTTTGTTTTGCAACCTGTGAAACTTTTAGCTGTTTAA
- a CDS encoding TonB-dependent receptor: MRAIIYVFLGLFLFIGSSHGQDKFTISGYVREFGSGESMIGVNLYLKEQPSIGTVSNTYGFYSITLEKGTHTLLFSYLGYVPVELPITLNKDTSIEINMKSGVLMEEIEVSAKNPRQNIETTDMGTIDVSMEAMKKLPALLGEVDLLKTLQLLPGVSSATEGTSGIYVRGGGPDQNLVLLDEAIVYNTGHLLGFFSVFNSDAIKNTLLIKGNIPANYGGRISSVIDVQMKEGNNEDYVAEGGIGLISSRFTVQGPVQKKKSSFIVSGRRTYVLDLAQPFINNTKFAGSNYYFYDLNTKINYQLSQKDRIYLSGYFGRDVFKFSNQERGFEVELPYGNATGTFRWNHLFKDNLFFNLALIANNYKFGLHGGQEEFQFNVDSGVRDYSAKADLDYYPNPSHQIKMGTRYTYHKLSPNVVNATNGEVNFSTSFKPKYGHETELYALDDWTISRKLKLNIGARLSMFNQTGPYQSSVDSTQYSRGELVKTYIAPEPRIGMNYTVSRSASFKAGISVSNQYIHLVSNSGSTLPADIWVPSTETVKPQHGIQYAIGYFRNFLDNAIETSVETYYKDLRNQLDYKESYVENFSAEIENEFVSGKGRAYGVELFVKKNKGKLTGWVGYTLSKTERWFDEIENGRVYPAVYDRPHDLVVVFNYEFAKNWQVSGNFIYATGKSYTPIKSVFFIEGKPNIEYGDRNSLRLDDYHRLDISFIYEKQEKLRKPFHSSWAFSIYNIYNRKNPFFTYTDFQSDVFTGNASAKALKVSLFTIIPSVTWNFYWNASKYFK; this comes from the coding sequence ATGAGAGCAATAATTTACGTTTTCTTAGGCTTGTTTTTATTTATTGGATCAAGTCATGGTCAGGATAAGTTCACCATCAGTGGATATGTTCGAGAATTTGGTTCAGGTGAAAGTATGATAGGGGTGAATCTTTATTTAAAAGAACAACCAAGTATTGGAACAGTGAGTAATACTTATGGTTTTTATTCCATAACACTCGAAAAGGGAACACATACCTTGCTGTTTTCTTATCTGGGTTATGTGCCGGTAGAATTACCAATTACTTTAAACAAGGATACTTCGATTGAAATCAACATGAAATCCGGAGTACTTATGGAAGAAATAGAAGTGAGTGCAAAAAATCCAAGACAGAATATTGAAACTACGGATATGGGTACTATCGATGTGTCTATGGAGGCGATGAAAAAACTTCCAGCCTTGCTGGGTGAGGTAGATTTATTGAAAACGCTGCAGCTATTACCAGGAGTTTCATCTGCAACAGAAGGTACTTCAGGAATTTATGTCCGGGGAGGTGGTCCGGATCAAAATCTAGTACTTCTTGATGAAGCCATCGTTTATAATACAGGACACTTGTTGGGATTTTTTAGTGTATTTAATTCAGATGCTATAAAAAACACTTTATTAATAAAGGGAAACATACCGGCAAACTATGGAGGAAGAATTTCTTCAGTGATTGATGTCCAAATGAAAGAAGGAAATAATGAAGACTACGTAGCAGAAGGTGGCATCGGATTGATTTCCAGTCGCTTTACGGTGCAAGGACCAGTTCAAAAGAAGAAATCATCTTTTATTGTTTCAGGAAGGAGAACCTACGTGTTGGATCTTGCACAACCATTTATTAATAACACAAAATTTGCAGGAAGTAATTATTATTTCTATGACCTCAATACCAAAATTAATTATCAGTTGAGTCAGAAAGATCGGATTTATCTCAGTGGTTATTTTGGTAGGGATGTGTTTAAATTTTCAAATCAGGAAAGAGGTTTTGAAGTCGAGTTGCCCTATGGAAATGCCACAGGAACTTTTCGATGGAATCACTTATTTAAGGACAATTTGTTTTTTAATCTGGCTTTGATTGCCAATAATTATAAATTTGGATTGCATGGCGGTCAGGAAGAATTTCAGTTTAATGTAGATTCCGGTGTTCGTGATTATTCAGCGAAGGCAGATTTGGACTATTATCCAAATCCTTCGCACCAGATAAAAATGGGAACCCGGTATACTTATCATAAGCTTTCTCCAAATGTGGTAAACGCAACCAATGGAGAAGTGAATTTTTCAACAAGTTTTAAGCCAAAATATGGACATGAAACGGAGTTGTATGCCTTGGATGACTGGACTATCTCCAGAAAATTAAAATTAAATATTGGGGCACGTTTATCGATGTTTAATCAAACAGGTCCTTATCAGTCTTCTGTTGATAGCACTCAATATTCCCGTGGAGAACTTGTTAAAACCTACATTGCACCGGAGCCAAGAATTGGAATGAATTATACGGTTTCAAGATCCGCTTCTTTTAAAGCCGGGATTTCTGTATCCAATCAATACATTCATTTGGTAAGTAATTCAGGAAGTACCTTGCCAGCCGATATTTGGGTGCCCAGCACAGAAACGGTCAAGCCTCAACATGGAATTCAATATGCGATCGGGTATTTTAGAAATTTTTTAGACAATGCAATTGAAACTTCTGTAGAAACCTATTATAAAGATCTACGCAATCAATTGGATTATAAAGAATCGTATGTAGAAAATTTTTCTGCAGAAATTGAAAATGAATTTGTTAGTGGAAAGGGGAGGGCTTATGGAGTTGAGTTATTTGTCAAAAAAAATAAAGGAAAATTGACGGGTTGGGTTGGGTATACCTTATCAAAAACGGAACGATGGTTTGATGAAATTGAAAACGGACGCGTTTATCCGGCAGTTTACGATCGCCCGCATGACCTGGTCGTTGTGTTTAATTATGAGTTTGCAAAAAATTGGCAGGTATCAGGAAACTTTATTTATGCTACTGGAAAAAGTTATACGCCTATTAAAAGTGTATTTTTTATAGAAGGAAAACCCAATATTGAATACGGAGATAGAAATAGTTTGCGTCTTGATGATTATCATCGTCTGGATATTTCTTTTATTTACGAAAAACAGGAGAAGCTAAGAAAGCCTTTTCACAGCAGCTGGGCATTTAGTATTTATAATATATACAATCGGAAGAACCCGTTTTTTACTTACACGGATTTTCAATCAGATGTTTTTACAGGCAATGCTTCAGCAAAAGCTTTAAAAGTATCACTGTTTACTATTATACCGTCTGTAACCTGGAATTTTTATTGGAACGCATCTAAATATTTTAAATGA
- a CDS encoding DUF4249 domain-containing protein: MRSYNLVLLFLFIVLFMNSCEEEFIPAESVYEKELVIESYIEKSDAALPVYAILTYSLPFYSSFNIDVINNSYVKDADVSVFDGKNRYTLPQLCLNDIQEPLRSDIIKNFGYNPDSFKTDLCIYVDLSNSIPVEAGTSYELRAITNGDTLYSTTQIPDLIPIDSFWFDKPAGKNANDTFAQLFCIISDIPNQKDYYRYFTAGQNERLIPNVTSVTDDVFFDGQKFKFTLSEAISRDEDFGDNSGLFKRGDTVLIKWCNIPQSHFDFWNTLETSATRQGPFASYVRIKGNIEGGLGIFGGQNCKNYTIYVPKK; encoded by the coding sequence ATGAGATCTTACAATTTAGTTTTACTCTTTTTGTTTATTGTCCTTTTTATGAATTCTTGTGAAGAAGAATTTATTCCAGCAGAATCTGTTTATGAAAAGGAATTGGTCATTGAAAGTTATATTGAAAAGAGCGATGCAGCCCTTCCAGTTTATGCAATTTTGACCTACTCGCTTCCTTTTTATTCTTCATTCAATATCGATGTTATTAATAATTCGTATGTTAAAGATGCTGATGTATCCGTTTTCGATGGCAAAAACAGATATACCTTGCCACAATTGTGCTTGAATGATATTCAGGAGCCCTTGCGAAGTGACATCATTAAAAACTTTGGTTATAATCCGGATAGTTTTAAAACCGATTTGTGTATCTACGTAGATTTGTCAAATTCGATTCCCGTTGAAGCAGGTACAAGCTATGAATTAAGAGCAATTACAAATGGCGACACATTGTATAGTACAACTCAAATTCCTGATTTAATTCCTATCGACAGTTTTTGGTTTGATAAACCTGCAGGAAAAAATGCAAATGACACCTTTGCTCAATTATTTTGTATAATAAGTGACATCCCAAATCAAAAGGACTATTATCGCTATTTTACAGCTGGGCAAAATGAGCGCTTAATTCCCAATGTAACTTCTGTTACGGATGATGTATTTTTTGACGGGCAGAAATTTAAATTTACTTTGTCTGAAGCCATAAGCAGGGATGAAGACTTTGGCGATAATTCTGGTTTATTTAAAAGAGGGGATACCGTCTTGATTAAATGGTGCAATATTCCTCAAAGTCATTTTGATTTTTGGAATACATTAGAGACCAGCGCGACTCGGCAAGGTCCATTTGCATCTTATGTAAGAATTAAGGGAAATATCGAAGGTGGACTTGGTATCTTTGGCGGTCAAAATTGTAAAAACTATACCATATACGTGCCTAAAAAATAA
- a CDS encoding gliding motility protein GldC: MSKTNEVILKVVMDEENIPSEIYWKAENQQQDWEKCKAFLLSLFEEKSKGTLKLDLWTKDFQLEEMNQFMYYTLFSLCETYMKATQNQNMANQFMSFVNYFGEENEVIERKDS, from the coding sequence ATGTCAAAAACCAACGAAGTCATACTCAAAGTGGTAATGGATGAGGAGAATATTCCATCTGAAATATATTGGAAGGCGGAAAATCAACAACAAGATTGGGAAAAGTGTAAAGCATTTTTATTATCCCTATTTGAAGAAAAATCAAAAGGTACTTTGAAATTGGATCTATGGACTAAGGATTTTCAATTGGAAGAAATGAACCAGTTTATGTATTACACGCTGTTTTCACTTTGCGAAACCTATATGAAGGCAACACAAAATCAAAACATGGCAAACCAGTTTATGAGTTTCGTTAACTATTTTGGAGAGGAAAATGAAGTCATCGAGCGTAAAGATTCTTGA